A stretch of the bacterium genome encodes the following:
- a CDS encoding DUF4097 family beta strand repeat protein: MNRRPLSPVAVCLVLIACLPTLLAATPARSAEITREFTFASRDLFVGNLIGAVEVRAGTGDAFRVTVHLRGDDMTADLVKLEQENDALRIRFPLDRHDKYVYPALGSGSRSTFSMHEEESTEKSWLRRTFRMISGRKVTVRGSGTGLEAWADVTVEVPAGRSFVLRHGAGEVTATGLQADLDLDTHVGAVRVDGLVGDLRADTGSGDVTVANVDGELDIDTGSGEVEVRDCKAGEARLDTGSGHVSVAGLSCRSLIIDTGSGGVDAVGVGADEATVDTGSGDVELRLDRMGSGRFLVDTGSGSVEIVLPADASASITADTGSGDIESRIAGLGFEKLDDGRRRLVVGGGEARVDLETGSGSVSVTRH; the protein is encoded by the coding sequence ATGAATCGCCGCCCACTGTCACCCGTGGCCGTGTGCCTGGTCCTGATCGCGTGCCTGCCCACCCTGCTGGCGGCAACGCCGGCCCGCTCGGCCGAGATCACGCGCGAGTTCACGTTCGCTTCCCGCGATCTCTTCGTCGGCAACCTGATCGGCGCGGTCGAAGTCCGTGCGGGAACCGGCGATGCCTTCCGGGTGACGGTGCACCTGCGTGGCGACGACATGACGGCCGACCTCGTGAAGCTGGAGCAGGAGAACGATGCGCTGCGCATCCGCTTCCCGCTCGATCGCCACGACAAGTACGTGTACCCGGCGCTCGGATCGGGGTCGCGTTCGACCTTCTCGATGCACGAGGAGGAAAGCACCGAGAAATCGTGGCTGCGGCGGACGTTCCGGATGATCTCGGGCCGCAAGGTGACCGTCCGCGGCTCCGGCACCGGACTCGAGGCCTGGGCCGACGTCACGGTCGAGGTGCCCGCGGGCCGCTCGTTCGTGCTGAGGCACGGCGCGGGCGAAGTGACGGCAACGGGCCTGCAGGCCGACCTCGACCTCGATACGCATGTCGGTGCCGTCCGCGTCGATGGCCTGGTCGGCGACCTGCGGGCCGACACGGGCAGCGGCGACGTGACGGTCGCCAACGTTGACGGCGAGCTGGACATCGACACCGGCAGCGGCGAGGTCGAGGTGCGCGACTGCAAGGCCGGCGAGGCGCGCCTGGATACGGGCAGCGGCCATGTCTCGGTGGCGGGCCTCAGTTGCCGCTCGCTGATCATCGACACCGGAAGCGGCGGTGTGGATGCCGTCGGCGTGGGCGCCGACGAGGCCACGGTCGATACCGGCAGCGGCGATGTGGAACTGCGCCTGGACCGCATGGGCAGCGGCCGCTTCCTGGTCGATACCGGCAGCGGCAGCGTCGAGATCGTCCTGCCGGCCGATGCCTCGGCCAGCATCACCGCCGACACCGGCAGCGGCGATATCGAAAGCCGCATCGCCGGTCTGGGCTTCGAGAAGCTGGACGACGGGCGCCGCCGCCTGGTCGTGGGCGGGGGCGAGGCCCGCGTGGACCTCGAAACGGGCAGCGGTTCGGTGAGCGTGACGCGGCACTGA
- a CDS encoding alpha/beta fold hydrolase, translated as MTDGQRPHLLLLPGLLNDSRLWQRQIDDLADLAAISVGDLTVADTITALAAAVLAAVPAPRFALAGLSMGGYVALEIMRQAPERVRALALLDTTARPETSRSREARQALMAMAETDFPAVSATLLPRMVHPSRLDDVTVVETIHAMAATVGKAAFLRQQTAIMHRADSRPFLHEIKCPTLVLCGRQDVVTPVEVHQELVDSIAGSSFTVIDQCGHLSPLGQPQQVTDALKGWLLRVAH; from the coding sequence ATGACCGATGGCCAACGCCCTCATCTGCTGCTCCTGCCGGGACTCCTCAACGACAGCCGCCTTTGGCAACGACAGATAGACGATCTCGCGGATCTCGCTGCCATCTCGGTGGGTGACCTGACGGTTGCCGACACCATCACGGCGCTGGCCGCCGCCGTCCTGGCTGCGGTGCCGGCGCCGCGCTTTGCCCTGGCGGGGCTGTCCATGGGCGGCTACGTCGCGCTGGAGATCATGCGCCAGGCCCCGGAACGCGTGCGCGCCCTGGCGCTGCTGGATACCACCGCGCGGCCCGAGACGAGCCGGTCGCGCGAGGCGCGGCAGGCCCTGATGGCCATGGCCGAGACCGATTTCCCTGCCGTCAGCGCCACGCTGTTGCCGAGAATGGTCCATCCGTCGCGGCTGGATGACGTTACGGTCGTCGAGACCATCCACGCCATGGCGGCCACTGTCGGGAAGGCGGCCTTCCTGCGCCAGCAGACGGCGATCATGCATCGCGCCGACAGCCGGCCGTTCCTCCACGAGATCAAGTGTCCGACGCTGGTGCTCTGCGGGCGCCAGGACGTGGTCACGCCCGTCGAGGTCCATCAGGAACTCGTGGACAGCATTGCCGGCTCCAGCTTCACGGTGATCGACCAGTGCGGGCACTTGTCGCCGTTGGGGCAGCCGCAGCAGGTCACCGACGCCCTGAAGGGCTGGCTACTGCGAGTCGCCCACTAA
- a CDS encoding class I SAM-dependent methyltransferase, whose protein sequence is MADKRTIAERSRPESGAEAAQGLYADPSLYDILYTPGTAAEIDALERVERSLAPGTAPAPGRLWFEPACGTGRCLRVAAARGRRVAGFDREPAMLAYATARLAKVGGDGAGGRTSSSASRAARPRLFQADLADFAGAATASGLRPGSVDFAFITVNSLRHLETDKAMLAHFAQVRDLLRPGGLYVVGISLTDYDWLWPDEDLWAAVRGNCRVSQLINWLPPEPGTPRARLERAISHLTVTRPGRTDHFDDAYDLRCYDDAQWRRLVGRSALERAGSFDARGRPLPPGTWPYQLEALRRA, encoded by the coding sequence ATGGCGGACAAGCGCACCATTGCAGAGCGATCGCGGCCGGAATCGGGGGCCGAGGCCGCCCAGGGCCTATACGCCGACCCTTCCCTCTACGACATCCTCTACACGCCGGGTACGGCGGCGGAAATCGATGCCCTCGAGCGGGTGGAACGGTCACTGGCGCCGGGCACGGCCCCTGCCCCGGGGCGCCTCTGGTTCGAACCGGCCTGCGGCACCGGCCGCTGCCTGCGCGTGGCCGCCGCCCGGGGCCGGCGCGTGGCCGGGTTCGATCGCGAACCGGCGATGCTGGCCTACGCGACCGCGCGCCTGGCCAAGGTCGGCGGGGATGGCGCCGGCGGGCGCACCTCGTCATCGGCCAGCCGGGCCGCCCGCCCGCGCCTGTTCCAGGCCGACCTGGCCGACTTCGCCGGCGCCGCCACGGCTTCGGGACTGCGGCCGGGCTCGGTCGACTTCGCCTTCATCACGGTGAATTCCCTGCGCCACCTCGAAACCGACAAGGCGATGCTCGCCCACTTCGCGCAGGTGCGCGACCTGCTGCGGCCGGGCGGGTTGTACGTCGTGGGCATCAGCCTGACCGACTACGACTGGCTGTGGCCGGACGAGGATCTCTGGGCCGCCGTCCGCGGCAACTGCCGCGTCAGCCAGCTCATCAACTGGCTGCCGCCGGAACCGGGCACGCCTCGCGCCCGTCTGGAGCGCGCCATCAGCCACCTGACCGTCACGCGCCCCGGGCGCACCGACCACTTCGACGACGCCTACGACCTGCGCTGCTACGACGACGCCCAGTGGCGGCGCCTGGTGGGCCGCTCGGCGCTGGAACGGGCGGGCAGCTTCGACGCGCGCGGGCGTCCGCTGCCGCCGGGCACGTGGCCGTACCAGCTCGAGGCGCTGCGGCGCGCCTGA